The Pleuronectes platessa chromosome 13, fPlePla1.1, whole genome shotgun sequence genome includes a window with the following:
- the LOC128454241 gene encoding uncharacterized protein LOC128454241 isoform X11 — translation MEPCMLRPEVKKKPKLPKPPPKPSEIKRSDPENPTPVVPPRPSAAELSQTQFRTHRTAAINNEDDGRRDRKEKSSESPVAAPRRREKELDTTSGSQRRRTHIEDAQRDTNKPAAAKDEADFKQNNPPVLTGMFQRSQKEKSSNFTSYLDDCDKEETSVDVTAKQAPGSKPGVLKGVMKGLQFKSSPKVSRDQSPGPGSEDGDAEKEQTSEKEKHKPEKNTESKQDKGSLLTGMFRKTPKEKLYPSLSQVSKTESDCEEGEEKSSEQPQEKGGLFSGIFKKPDKPADETPAQENLSAHSDLSASSDSLSENHKEKGGIFSGMFKKSQKRAEEAQTDEDQRDEESGSSDDLSEASKQDKGGFFSGILRKPHKVPAEGTSGQENLSEQKHLSASSDSLSEASGTKEKGGAFGGIFKKSSKPADGASAEKDTEATGSSEAPSENNTKEKVGIFGGIFKKPTKAAEAAQSEEDRPPELSGSSESLSENKQEKGSGLFGHLLKKTPKASGEKSESPEREESEMSSSSEDLTEKSSTKEKNIFSNMFKKQQKPAEGAAAEKEQEGKGGEEFSGSCENLTDTSVQKEKKGGLGGIFKRSSSIDNLFDEEKGGLFSGLLKKTPKAPGEEAEDRDERKELTASNDSLSENTNTKEKSIFSGMFKKTPKAAEGAADEDSNSGEDKNLSASTENLLEANKAKEKSGGLAGIFKKSPKPAHRSVAVKDPLRDSKGLSSSRDSLTDAGEEDQRETSASTENLTEASSNTKETKGGFSGMFRRTPKILEPQESVDMEAPQGGGLRRRRTIKKKRRVVSFRIKKTLPKMPKISQSSDKMPIIGEIVEMQELNSEPESTVEVQPAVMAAYPTEGDPPQPEPEIDELTEWWNTVKGWAEWSEIANFQPEDGEMALEQAADRVYMAARLFVRLFNKRGGSLQGRILELLSLADAADEFHRKTVSAAVGGGVASVCGSIATITGLILAPFTFGASIIVTAVGIGVATAGSITSATANITDAVHSNTDRKKLEKMIKDYQEEITDIRECMEFVQEGMNTLEEWDFEKYSQSAAKKALNHNIKHVMKEGGRAGKALMINTDKLISTVQILGAAGGAAKAAQAISVTTGVMSALFLALDVFFLAKDSRELHKGAKTKFATKIREVCKDLQGGLLELNKVKTQLQKTMDGIELEEYEEIEEVEVEVDEDYESDPKKLAELEQELDLMEEKLDKKFEEVQKETLQSQKEEKSVKRKEDPENKDQKEKNEEETGEDDSKEEGKKESEMEKDEENQTESKVVKQPEKEKEKKNEKIAKAAKEEVLKEESQKGRKKDKEMENRITAVKGIYETKRDKTKEEKLKREEAEKRPDDSKREDRSGKTSSERVRAERESQRTKSSREEERGMRQEGETAGKEKEEESGSTRRHSSRSKQEGERHSEYKTRETDKERGSSSSKDMERLARRESDRTERSRRPEEERGVKDWRADMSREERRGSKEGRERGTKQEDPGKRESQRSHQRSHHRREQEEKRGSRVESARRQFERAGGEGGQQQQQQEEEEEGRKRREDGGSRRRDREKRGSERIREDERASRPGSGALLDDGLYI, via the exons ATGGAGCCGTGCATGCTGAGGCCAGAGGTCAAGAAGAAACCTAAGCTG CCTAAACCTCCACCGAAGCCCAGTGAG ATTAAGAGAAGTGACCCAGAGAACCCGACTCCTGTGGTTCCTCCTCGACCTTCAGCCGCT GAACTTTCTCAGACACAATTCAGAACACACAGAACAGCAGCAATAAACAATGAG GATGAtgggagaagagacagaaaagagaagTCGTCTGAATCTCCTGTGGCTGCACCTCGACGCAGAGAAAAG GAACTGGACACAACAAGCGGCAGCCAGCGCAGGAGGACACACATTGAGGACGCGCAg AGAGACACTAACAAACCAGCAGCTGCTAAAGATGAAGCAGATTTCAAACAG AACAACCCTCCGGTCCTGACGGGAATGTTCCAACGGAGCCAGAAAGAGAAATCCTCCAATTTCACT agttATCTGGACGACTGTGACAAGGAGGAAACAAGCGTTGACGTCACGGCCAAACAGGCTCCCGGCAGCAAAccg GGCGTTCTGAAGGGAGTAATGAAAGGTTTGCAATTCAAGTCGTCACCTAAG GTCAGCAGAGATCAGAGTCCAGGTCCCGGCTCAGAGGACGGAGACGcagaaaaagaacaaacttcagaaaaagagaaacacaagccggagaaaaacacagaatccaAACAG GACAAAGGAAGTCTGCTCACTGGGATGTTCCGCAAAACACCCAAAGAGAAGTTATATCCTTCCCTGTCG CAGGTCAGTAAAACAGAGAGTGATTgtgaagagggggaggagaagtcATCTGAGCAGCCTCAG GAGAAGGGAGGCCTCTTCTCTGGAATCTTTAAAAAACCAGACAAACCAGCAGATGAGACTCCTGCTCAG GAGAATCTGAGCGCTCACAGTGATCTGTCAGCGAGCAGCGACAGTTTGTCTGAGAACCACAAG GAAAAAGGAGGAATCTTCAGCGGGATGTTCAAGAAAAGTCAGAAACGAGCAGAAGAAGCTCAGACCGACGag GATCAACGTGACGAGGAGTCGGGCAGCAGCGATGATCTGTCTGAAGCCTCCAA GCAGGACAAAGGAGGGTTTTTCAGCGGGATTCTCCGGAAGCCTCACAAGGTTCCTGCCGAGGGAACATCTGGGCAG GAGAATCTGTCGGAACAGAAACATCTGTCAGCGAGCAGCGACAGCCTGTCGGAGGCGTCCGGCACAAAG GAGAAGGGGGGTGCGTTCGGGGGAATATTCAAGAAGTCGTCCAAACCTGCAGATGGAGCGTCTGCAGAGAAA GACACTGAGGCGACCGGCAGCAGTGAAGCTCCGTCTGAGAACAACACCAAG gaaaAAGTTGGAATATTTGGTGGAATATTCAAAAAGCCGACCAAAGCTGCAGAAGCTGCTCAGTCTGAGGAG GACCGACCTCCTGAGCTCTCAGGCAGCAGTGAGAGTCTCTCTGAGAACAAGCAG GAGAAAGGTTCCGGTCTGTTCGGCCATCTCCTCAAGAAGACTCCCAAAGCCTCGGGAGAGAAGTCCGAGTCTCCG gaaagagaagagagcgagATGTCGAGCAGCAGCGAGGACCTGACGGAGAAGAGCTCCACCAAG GAGAAAAATATTTTCAGCAACATGTTTaagaagcagcagaaaccagcagagggcgctgcagCAGAGAAG gagcaggaaggaaAAGGTGGAGAagagttttctggaagctgtgAGAATCTGACGGACACGAGCGTCCAGAAG gagaagaaaggaggCCTCGGTGGAATATTCAAAAGATCCTCGAGCATCGACAACCTGTTCGATGAG GAGAAAGGTGGACTTTTCAGCGGCCTCCTCAAGAAAACACCCAAAGCGCCAGGAGAGGAAGCGGAG GACAGAGACGAGAGGAAGGAGCTGACAGCGAGTAACGACAGTTTGTCCGAGAACACGAACACAAAG GAGAAAAGTATTTTCAGTGGGATGTTTAAGAAAACTCCAAAAGCAGCAGAGGGAGCCGCAGACGAG GACTCAAACTCCGGTGAAGATAAGAATTTATCAGCCAGCACTGAAAACCTCTTAGAAGCAAACAAAGCGAAG GAGAAAAGTGGAGGACTTGCAGGGATCTTCAAAAAATCCCCCAAACCGGCTCATCGCTCTGTGGCCGTGAAG GATCCGCTCAGGGACTCAAAGGGCCTGTCCTCCAGCAGGGACTCTCTCACAGATGCTGGCGAG GAGGATCAGCGTGAGACGTCTGCCAGCACCGAGAACCTGACTGAAGCTTCAAGCAACACGAAG GAGACTAAAGGAGGATTTTCTGGGATGTTCAGGAGGACGCCGAAAATTCTGGAGCCACAG GAGAGCGTGGACATGGAGGCTCCACAGGGAGGAGGGCTGAGACGCAGGAGGACGATCAAGAAGAAAAGACGA GTTGTGTCTTTCAGAATCAAGAAAACTCTTCCTAAGATGCCAAAGATTTCACAG TCGTCAGATAAGATGCCCATCATCGGGGAGATCGTGGAGATGCAGGAGCTGAACTCGGAACCG GAGAGCACAGTGGAGGTCCAGCCTGCGGTGATGGCAGCGTACCCGACAGAGGGCGACCCCCCTCAGCCCGAGCCG gagATCGATGAACTGACAGAGTGGTGGAACACAGTGAAAG GTTGGGCCGAGTGGAGCGAGATCGCTAACTTCCAGCCGGAGGATGGAGAAAT ggctCTGGAGCAGGCGGCCGATCGTGTCTACATGGCCGCTCGTCTCTTCGTGCGTCTCTTCAACAAGCGGGGGGGGTCCTTACAGGGACGCATCCTGGAGCTCCTGTCCCTGGCCGACGCCGCCGATGAGTTCCACAGGAAGACGGTGTCGGCGGCGGTGGGCGGCGGCGTGGCCAGCGTCTGCGGCAGCATAGCCACGATCACGGGGCTGATTCTGGCTCCCTTCACATTCGGCGCCTCCATCATCGTCACGGCGGTGGGGATAGGCGTGGCCACGGCGGGCAGCATCACCTCGGCCACGGCCAACATCACGGACGCGGTTCACTCCAACACGGACCGAAAGAAGCTGGAGAAGATGATCAAGGACTACCAGGAGGAGATCACAGACATCAGGGAGTGCATGGAGTTTGTGCAG GAAGGTATGAACACCCTCGAGGAGTGGGACTTTGAAAAGTATTCTCAGAGCGCTGCCAAAAAGGCGCTGAACCACAACATCAAGCATGTGATGAAGGAGGGCGGCCGCGCTGGGAAGGCCTTGATGATCAACACCGACAAGCTCATCAGCACCGTGCAGATTCTGGGCGCGGCAGGCGGCGCCGCCAAAGCTGCCCAGGCCATCAGCGTGACCACGGGGGTGATGTCGGCCCTCTTCCTGGCTCTGGACGTGTTCTTCCTCGCCAAGGACTCCCGCGAGCTCCACAAAGGCGCCAAAACCAAATTCGCCACCAAGATCAGGGAGGTTTGTAAAGACCTCCAGGGCGGCCTCCTGGAGCTCAACAAGGTCAAGACGCAGCTTCAGAAAACCATGGACGGCATCGAGTTGGAGGAGTACGAGGAGatcgaggaggtggaggtggaggtcgaCGAAGATTATGAGTCGGATCCGAAGAAGCTGGccgagctggagcaggagctggacctCATGGAGGAGAAACTGGACAAGAAGTTCGAGGAGGTGCAGAAGGAAACTCTGCAAAgccagaaggaggagaagagcgtgaagagaaaagaggatcCAGAGAATAAAGACCAAAAGGAGAAgaatgaggaggagacaggggaAGATGACTCaaaggaggagggaaagaaggaAAGTGAGATGGAAAAGGATGAAGAAAACCAAACCGAGTCCAAAGTGGTGAAGCAAcctgagaaggagaaggagaagaaaaatgaGAAAATTGCCAAAGCAGCTAAAGAGGAAGTCTTAAAGGAAGAATCtcagaaaggaagaaaaaaagacaaggaaATGGAAAACCGGATAACGGCTGTGAAAGGGATTTATGAGACCAAGCGAGACAAGACAAAAGAAGAGAAACTGAAACGGGAGGAAGCTGAGAAGAGACCGGACGATTCAAAACGAGAGGACCGGAGCGGAAAGACGAGTTCAGAGAGAGTccgggcggagagagagagtcagagaacaaagagcagcagagaggaggaaagagggatgAGGCAAGAGGGGGAAACAGCGggcaaagagaaggaggaggaaagtggGAGCACGAGGAggcacagcagcaggagcaagcaggagggagagagacacagtgaataTAAAACGAGAGAAACTGacaaggagagaggaagcagcagcagcaaggacATGGAGAGACTCGCCCGAAGAGAAAGTGACAGAACGGAGAGATCGAGGAGGCcagaggaggagcgaggggTGAAAGACTGGAGGGCTGacatgagcagagaggagaggagagggagcaaagaagggagggagagagggacgaaACAAGAGGACCCGGGAAAGAGAGAGTCCCAGCGAAGCCACCAGAGGAGTCACCacaggagagagcaggaggagaagcgaGGGAGCCGGGTGGAGAGCGCGAGGAGGCAGTTTGAGAGAGCGGGGGGcgagggggggcagcagcagcagcagcaggaggaggaggaggaggggaggaagaggagagaggatggagggagtcggaggagggacagagagaagaggggaagtGAGAGAATCAGAGAGGACGAACGAGCATCCAGACCTGGATCCGGAGCTCTGCTGGACGACGGACTCTATATTTAG
- the LOC128454241 gene encoding uncharacterized protein LOC128454241 isoform X3, translated as MEPCMLRPEVKKKPKLPKPPPKPSEIKRSDPENPTPVVPPRPSAAELSQTQFRTHRTAAINNEDDGRRDRKEKSSESPVAAPRRREKELDTTSGSQRRRTHIEDAQRDTNKPAAAKDEADFKQNNPPVLTGMFQRSQKEKSSNFTSYLDDCDKEETSVDVTAKQAPGSKPGVLKGVMKGLQFKSSPKVSRDQSPGPGSEDGDAEKEQTSEKEKHKPEKNTESKQDKGSLLTGMFRKTPKEKLYPSLSVSKTESDCEEGEEKSSEQPQEKGGLFSGIFKKPDKPADETPAQENLSAHSDLSASSDSLSENHKEKGGIFSGMFKKSQKRAEEAQTDEDQRDEESGSSDDLSEASKQDKGGFFSGILRKPHKVPAEGTSGQENLSEQKHLSASSDSLSEASGTKEKGGAFSGLFKKPLKPADAPTEKEKDSLQPELTGSSESLSESSSTKEKGNVFSGMFKKSPKLSEGPRLKEAAEPLHGELSASSDSLSDNKEKGGLFSGLLRKTPKATGEENLSAQKHLSASSDSLSEAPGTKEKGGAFGGIFKKSSKPADGASAEKQDTEATGSSEAPSENNTKEKVGIFGGIFKKPTKAAEAAQSEEDRPPELSGSSESLSENKQEKGSGLFGHLLKKTPKASGEKSESPEREESEMSSSSEDLTEKSSTKEKNIFSNMFKKQQKPAEGAAAEKEQEGKGGEEFSGSCENLTDTSVQKEKKGGLGGIFKRSSSIDNLFDEEKGGLFSGLLKKTPKAPGEEAEDRDERKELTASNDSLSENTNTKEKSIFSGMFKKTPKAAEGAADEDSNSGEDKNLSASTENLLEANKAKEKSGGLAGIFKKSPKPAHRSVAVKDPLRDSKGLSSSRDSLTDAGEEDQRETSASTENLTEASSNTKETKGGFSGMFRRTPKILEPQESVDMEAPQGGGLRRRRTIKKKRRVVSFRIKKTLPKMPKISQSSDKMPIIGEIVEMQELNSEPESTVEVQPAVMAAYPTEGDPPQPEPEIDELTEWWNTVKGWAEWSEIANFQPEDGEMALEQAADRVYMAARLFVRLFNKRGGSLQGRILELLSLADAADEFHRKTVSAAVGGGVASVCGSIATITGLILAPFTFGASIIVTAVGIGVATAGSITSATANITDAVHSNTDRKKLEKMIKDYQEEITDIRECMEFVQEGMNTLEEWDFEKYSQSAAKKALNHNIKHVMKEGGRAGKALMINTDKLISTVQILGAAGGAAKAAQAISVTTGVMSALFLALDVFFLAKDSRELHKGAKTKFATKIREVCKDLQGGLLELNKVKTQLQKTMDGIELEEYEEIEEVEVEVDEDYESDPKKLAELEQELDLMEEKLDKKFEEVQKETLQSQKEEKSVKRKEDPENKDQKEKNEEETGEDDSKEEGKKESEMEKDEENQTESKVVKQPEKEKEKKNEKIAKAAKEEVLKEESQKGRKKDKEMENRITAVKGIYETKRDKTKEEKLKREEAEKRPDDSKREDRSGKTSSERVRAERESQRTKSSREEERGMRQEGETAGKEKEEESGSTRRHSSRSKQEGERHSEYKTRETDKERGSSSSKDMERLARRESDRTERSRRPEEERGVKDWRADMSREERRGSKEGRERGTKQEDPGKRESQRSHQRSHHRREQEEKRGSRVESARRQFERAGGEGGQQQQQQEEEEEGRKRREDGGSRRRDREKRGSERIREDERASRPGSGALLDDGLYI; from the exons ATGGAGCCGTGCATGCTGAGGCCAGAGGTCAAGAAGAAACCTAAGCTG CCTAAACCTCCACCGAAGCCCAGTGAG ATTAAGAGAAGTGACCCAGAGAACCCGACTCCTGTGGTTCCTCCTCGACCTTCAGCCGCT GAACTTTCTCAGACACAATTCAGAACACACAGAACAGCAGCAATAAACAATGAG GATGAtgggagaagagacagaaaagagaagTCGTCTGAATCTCCTGTGGCTGCACCTCGACGCAGAGAAAAG GAACTGGACACAACAAGCGGCAGCCAGCGCAGGAGGACACACATTGAGGACGCGCAg AGAGACACTAACAAACCAGCAGCTGCTAAAGATGAAGCAGATTTCAAACAG AACAACCCTCCGGTCCTGACGGGAATGTTCCAACGGAGCCAGAAAGAGAAATCCTCCAATTTCACT agttATCTGGACGACTGTGACAAGGAGGAAACAAGCGTTGACGTCACGGCCAAACAGGCTCCCGGCAGCAAAccg GGCGTTCTGAAGGGAGTAATGAAAGGTTTGCAATTCAAGTCGTCACCTAAG GTCAGCAGAGATCAGAGTCCAGGTCCCGGCTCAGAGGACGGAGACGcagaaaaagaacaaacttcagaaaaagagaaacacaagccggagaaaaacacagaatccaAACAG GACAAAGGAAGTCTGCTCACTGGGATGTTCCGCAAAACACCCAAAGAGAAGTTATATCCTTCCCTGTCG GTCAGTAAAACAGAGAGTGATTgtgaagagggggaggagaagtcATCTGAGCAGCCTCAG GAGAAGGGAGGCCTCTTCTCTGGAATCTTTAAAAAACCAGACAAACCAGCAGATGAGACTCCTGCTCAG GAGAATCTGAGCGCTCACAGTGATCTGTCAGCGAGCAGCGACAGTTTGTCTGAGAACCACAAG GAAAAAGGAGGAATCTTCAGCGGGATGTTCAAGAAAAGTCAGAAACGAGCAGAAGAAGCTCAGACCGACGag GATCAACGTGACGAGGAGTCGGGCAGCAGCGATGATCTGTCTGAAGCCTCCAA GCAGGACAAAGGAGGGTTTTTCAGCGGGATTCTCCGGAAGCCTCACAAGGTTCCTGCCGAGGGAACATCTGGGCAG GAGAATCTGTCGGAACAGAAACATCTGTCAGCGAGCAGCGACAGCCTGTCGGAGGCGTCCGGCACAAAG GAGAAGGGGGGTGCGTTCAGTGGATTATTCAAGAAGCCGCTGAAACCTGCAGACGCTCCCACAGAGAAA GAGAAGGACTCGCTGCAGCCTGAGCTCACCGGCAGCAGCGAGAGtctgtctgagagcagcagcactAAA GAGAAAGGAAACGTTTTCAGTGGAATGTTCAAGAAATCTCCCAAATTGTCCGAAGGGCCTCGACTGAAGGAG GCCGCGGAGCCGCTGCACGGTGAACTCTCCGCCAGCAGCGACAGCCTGTCGGACAACAAG gagAAAGGTGGTTTGTTCAGTGGACTCCTCAGGAAAACTCCCAAAGCAACCGGAGAG GAGAATCTGTCGGCACAGAAACATCTGTCAGCGAGCAGCGACAGCCTGTCGGAGGCGCCCGGCACAAAG GAGAAGGGGGGTGCGTTCGGGGGAATATTCAAGAAGTCGTCCAAACCTGCAGATGGAGCGTCTGCAGAGAAA CAGGACACTGAGGCGACCGGCAGCAGTGAAGCTCCGTCTGAGAACAACACCAAG gaaaAAGTTGGAATATTTGGTGGAATATTCAAAAAGCCGACCAAAGCTGCAGAAGCTGCTCAGTCTGAGGAG GACCGACCTCCTGAGCTCTCAGGCAGCAGTGAGAGTCTCTCTGAGAACAAGCAG GAGAAAGGTTCCGGTCTGTTCGGCCATCTCCTCAAGAAGACTCCCAAAGCCTCGGGAGAGAAGTCCGAGTCTCCG gaaagagaagagagcgagATGTCGAGCAGCAGCGAGGACCTGACGGAGAAGAGCTCCACCAAG GAGAAAAATATTTTCAGCAACATGTTTaagaagcagcagaaaccagcagagggcgctgcagCAGAGAAG gagcaggaaggaaAAGGTGGAGAagagttttctggaagctgtgAGAATCTGACGGACACGAGCGTCCAGAAG gagaagaaaggaggCCTCGGTGGAATATTCAAAAGATCCTCGAGCATCGACAACCTGTTCGATGAG GAGAAAGGTGGACTTTTCAGCGGCCTCCTCAAGAAAACACCCAAAGCGCCAGGAGAGGAAGCGGAG GACAGAGACGAGAGGAAGGAGCTGACAGCGAGTAACGACAGTTTGTCCGAGAACACGAACACAAAG GAGAAAAGTATTTTCAGTGGGATGTTTAAGAAAACTCCAAAAGCAGCAGAGGGAGCCGCAGACGAG GACTCAAACTCCGGTGAAGATAAGAATTTATCAGCCAGCACTGAAAACCTCTTAGAAGCAAACAAAGCGAAG GAGAAAAGTGGAGGACTTGCAGGGATCTTCAAAAAATCCCCCAAACCGGCTCATCGCTCTGTGGCCGTGAAG GATCCGCTCAGGGACTCAAAGGGCCTGTCCTCCAGCAGGGACTCTCTCACAGATGCTGGCGAG GAGGATCAGCGTGAGACGTCTGCCAGCACCGAGAACCTGACTGAAGCTTCAAGCAACACGAAG GAGACTAAAGGAGGATTTTCTGGGATGTTCAGGAGGACGCCGAAAATTCTGGAGCCACAG GAGAGCGTGGACATGGAGGCTCCACAGGGAGGAGGGCTGAGACGCAGGAGGACGATCAAGAAGAAAAGACGA GTTGTGTCTTTCAGAATCAAGAAAACTCTTCCTAAGATGCCAAAGATTTCACAG TCGTCAGATAAGATGCCCATCATCGGGGAGATCGTGGAGATGCAGGAGCTGAACTCGGAACCG GAGAGCACAGTGGAGGTCCAGCCTGCGGTGATGGCAGCGTACCCGACAGAGGGCGACCCCCCTCAGCCCGAGCCG gagATCGATGAACTGACAGAGTGGTGGAACACAGTGAAAG GTTGGGCCGAGTGGAGCGAGATCGCTAACTTCCAGCCGGAGGATGGAGAAAT ggctCTGGAGCAGGCGGCCGATCGTGTCTACATGGCCGCTCGTCTCTTCGTGCGTCTCTTCAACAAGCGGGGGGGGTCCTTACAGGGACGCATCCTGGAGCTCCTGTCCCTGGCCGACGCCGCCGATGAGTTCCACAGGAAGACGGTGTCGGCGGCGGTGGGCGGCGGCGTGGCCAGCGTCTGCGGCAGCATAGCCACGATCACGGGGCTGATTCTGGCTCCCTTCACATTCGGCGCCTCCATCATCGTCACGGCGGTGGGGATAGGCGTGGCCACGGCGGGCAGCATCACCTCGGCCACGGCCAACATCACGGACGCGGTTCACTCCAACACGGACCGAAAGAAGCTGGAGAAGATGATCAAGGACTACCAGGAGGAGATCACAGACATCAGGGAGTGCATGGAGTTTGTGCAG GAAGGTATGAACACCCTCGAGGAGTGGGACTTTGAAAAGTATTCTCAGAGCGCTGCCAAAAAGGCGCTGAACCACAACATCAAGCATGTGATGAAGGAGGGCGGCCGCGCTGGGAAGGCCTTGATGATCAACACCGACAAGCTCATCAGCACCGTGCAGATTCTGGGCGCGGCAGGCGGCGCCGCCAAAGCTGCCCAGGCCATCAGCGTGACCACGGGGGTGATGTCGGCCCTCTTCCTGGCTCTGGACGTGTTCTTCCTCGCCAAGGACTCCCGCGAGCTCCACAAAGGCGCCAAAACCAAATTCGCCACCAAGATCAGGGAGGTTTGTAAAGACCTCCAGGGCGGCCTCCTGGAGCTCAACAAGGTCAAGACGCAGCTTCAGAAAACCATGGACGGCATCGAGTTGGAGGAGTACGAGGAGatcgaggaggtggaggtggaggtcgaCGAAGATTATGAGTCGGATCCGAAGAAGCTGGccgagctggagcaggagctggacctCATGGAGGAGAAACTGGACAAGAAGTTCGAGGAGGTGCAGAAGGAAACTCTGCAAAgccagaaggaggagaagagcgtgaagagaaaagaggatcCAGAGAATAAAGACCAAAAGGAGAAgaatgaggaggagacaggggaAGATGACTCaaaggaggagggaaagaaggaAAGTGAGATGGAAAAGGATGAAGAAAACCAAACCGAGTCCAAAGTGGTGAAGCAAcctgagaaggagaaggagaagaaaaatgaGAAAATTGCCAAAGCAGCTAAAGAGGAAGTCTTAAAGGAAGAATCtcagaaaggaagaaaaaaagacaaggaaATGGAAAACCGGATAACGGCTGTGAAAGGGATTTATGAGACCAAGCGAGACAAGACAAAAGAAGAGAAACTGAAACGGGAGGAAGCTGAGAAGAGACCGGACGATTCAAAACGAGAGGACCGGAGCGGAAAGACGAGTTCAGAGAGAGTccgggcggagagagagagtcagagaacaaagagcagcagagaggaggaaagagggatgAGGCAAGAGGGGGAAACAGCGggcaaagagaaggaggaggaaagtggGAGCACGAGGAggcacagcagcaggagcaagcaggagggagagagacacagtgaataTAAAACGAGAGAAACTGacaaggagagaggaagcagcagcagcaaggacATGGAGAGACTCGCCCGAAGAGAAAGTGACAGAACGGAGAGATCGAGGAGGCcagaggaggagcgaggggTGAAAGACTGGAGGGCTGacatgagcagagaggagaggagagggagcaaagaagggagggagagagggacgaaACAAGAGGACCCGGGAAAGAGAGAGTCCCAGCGAAGCCACCAGAGGAGTCACCacaggagagagcaggaggagaagcgaGGGAGCCGGGTGGAGAGCGCGAGGAGGCAGTTTGAGAGAGCGGGGGGcgagggggggcagcagcagcagcagcaggaggaggaggaggaggggaggaagaggagagaggatggagggagtcggaggagggacagagagaagaggggaagtGAGAGAATCAGAGAGGACGAACGAGCATCCAGACCTGGATCCGGAGCTCTGCTGGACGACGGACTCTATATTTAG